Below is a window of Solanum stenotomum isolate F172 chromosome 7, ASM1918654v1, whole genome shotgun sequence DNA.
TAACTTTAGGGTCAAATTTGGTTCTGTGAGTAGGGAGAGTGGTAACAAAACACAAACAACCAAAACATTTGAGATGAGAGTAGGTAGGACTGGttttaaacaaaatttcatAAGGAGTTTTAGAATGTAGAACGGAGGAAGGGAATCTATTAATGAGATAAGTGGCAGTCAGCAAACATTCCCCCCAATAAGAAATAGGAAGATGAGATTGATACAAAAGGGCTCGAGACGTTTCTAGTAAATGTTTATGTTTCCTCTCTACTAtgccattttgttgtggagtgtATACACAAGTGGTTTGATGTATAATACccttggaaagaaagaaatctgTATGAAGTTTCCCATTTCCTAACTCAAAAGCATTATCAGTCCGGATGACTTTCACTTTGGAATTGAATTGTCTCTTAACCATGGAAAGAAAGTATTTAAGAATAGGAAAAGCATTAGACTTAGTACTTAAAAGATGAGTCCAAGTGGCTCTACTAAAGTCATTAACAATTGTGAGAAAGTATCTAAAACCATCATGTGTAATAGAATTGTAAGGCCCCCAAGTGTCCACATAAATCAAGTCAAAAACAACTTTAGTAGTGATATTACTAGTGGAAAAAGGCAATTTAGATTGTCTTGCCATGAGACAGATAATGCAAGGAGAAGAAAATTTAGAACAAGGTATAGAAACTGGAaaaattttcttcatattaCTCAAAAGTATATGGCCTAACCTGTAGTGCCATAGCTTTTCTTTTACATTAGAATAAAAGAAACTAGAACAGGAAGTAAAAACATTTGCTGCTGAAACTAGGAAACTAGTACTAGAACAGCTGGTTGACTTGAGTTGAGGATGTATAGACCTTCTTGCTCTTTACCAATCACCAGAGGGCTCTTCATTGAAGGGCCCTGCAACATGAGACAAGTGTTAGGAGTGAATAGGAGGTATTTCTGAAACTGTTTACACAATTTATGAACAGATACAAGATTAAACCTGAAAGAAGGAATATAAAGGACATTCTGAAGGGTTAAATCAGATAAAAGACATACAGAACCTGAATGAGTAACTTTAACCTTTTGAGAATTAGGAAGAGTTACCATAATAGGTTTAGATAAAGAGTTGAAACTTGAGAAAAAATTTCTATCAAAAGTCATATGCTCAGATGCTCCACTATCTAGTATCCAAGAATTACTATCAACTTTAATCATACAAGCATGAGAATTAAAGAATTTAGTCATACCACTACAAGTCATATTTGCAGATGCATCAGTAGTTCCTGTATTCTTTTGATTGATTTTCTGCAGAAATTGCAGAAGTTGTGCTACATTATCCTGAGATAAAGACATGACATCTGTAGTGTGTTCAAACTCCATGTTGACTGCCTTCACATGTGTTGCAAACATTGTTAACCATAGCTCCCTTTTGGTACCTTTTAGTCTTAGTAAACTTAAAATCTGCAGGAAAACCATGTATCTTGTAGCACTGTTCAATAGTATGGCCTATTTTCTTGCAGTAATTACACACCAGATTTCTTTTCTTGGTAGGAGTTCCTATTTGAGCCTTATAGTTATTGAGTTTCCTTTCTCCTTCATTACGAACAAGGAAAGATGCAGAATCTACTGGGTAATTAGGGGATgtatttctctttgtttttcatCTTGAATCACTAGTGAATAAGCTTGACCAATAGTAGGAAGAGGGGAGGACAACAGAATGTTGCTCCTAACCCCTATAAAAGTCTCATTCAGTCCCATAAGGAACTGAAGCAACCTCTCATTATGATGAGCTTTGACACCTTTTTCTTTGGCACCACACACACTCACAGTTGCAAGCAGAAAAGGTGTTTAAAGCATCTAACTCATCCCATAGACTTTTCATTTTTGTGAAGTAACTGGAAATACTAGAGTTTCCTTGTGTAATAGCACTTAAATCTTTCTGAAGTTGAAATAATTTAGTACCATTAGCCTGACCAAATCTATCTTCCAGGTCAGACCACAGCACTTTGGCACTTTTGGAATACAAAATAGATTCAGCAATCTCCTTGGAGAGGGAGTTGAGCAACCAAAACAAGACCATATCCAGTCCCTTTGAAGAAACACATCATCAGCAGGAACACTTAGGGATCCATCAATGAACCATAGTTTGTTCTTTGCAGAGAGTGCTATAATGATAGACCTTCTCTAGCCACCATAGCTCCTTCCATCAAAGACAGAGGAAACAAGGTTCATGCCTGGAGAGTCTAATGGATGAATATAGAAAGTATGTGAAGGATCCACTGCATTGATTGCAGGGATGCCATCACTCCTTTCATTGATGATTGCAGGAACATGAAGAGATTCAGTAACATCAATCATATcagaaaattaaaagaagatGAAGGAAAACAAGACTGATAAATCAAcactgctctgataccatgtaaaaaCTTAAGAAGACCAGTGTAAAAATTTCCTTCGTTGTATTCTGAATGAATTATCTGTACAATTGCCTACGTATTTATACAAGTAATGAAGAATCTTTCTTGTAACAAACTATACAGGTGTCTAACTCTAATTTGCTAGCCTACTAACAAACTAATGAAATAAAGGCTTTGTATTTACAGATTTGGGCTTTCTCTGATATGTACATGAAAATAGGCCCAAAAGAAAACAAACTGCATAAGCCCAAAAACGTGAAGCCCGGCGTGAAGCCCAGAGAAACAGACAGCCTTCGAACATTTCTCTTTGTCTTCTTCATTCCCTAAATTAACTAAGACATCTTCAAGACTCGATCATATCATTCCAACACtttaacatatataaatataacaaAACTATGCAACATGATTAAAATaaggaaaactatataaaatgACTATATAGTTGGGCTTAATTAGAGatctatagctataatttgttTAACTACGAATTGTAGTTACATGTTAGAGAGaagagagaggtgagcgagactAGGAGATGGATGAGAGAGGAGAGTGAGAGAGAGGTGAGAGGGGTTGAATGCATGTTGTATTCGTTGTATCAGGTTGTATCACGAATACAATTGACACAACTGATTTGTATCAAAATGAATAATTGTATACATTTAGGAgaagagaggcaagcgagatcAAGAGAGGGAGATGGAGGAGAGAGAGGATGAATACATGTTGTATTCATTGTATCAGATTGTATTACGATTTGTACCAAAATGAATACAATTGTATACATTTTAGGagaagagaggcgagcgagatcgaGTGAGGGAGATGGAGGAGAGAGGATGAATACATGGTGTATTCATTCTGTAATGAATACAACGGATacataatacaaatacaattgatacaaaaatacaaatataatcatATTTATGTGGAATGTTTTTTGGGCTGCAATTGTTTGGGCCGGAGAGAGAAGGGGGGGGGGTATTTGCTATAAAACCCTACATGCATATAGCTacaaactgttttttttttaaaaaactatagtGGTTTATCGTAAATACATATCACATGTTTTCCTTGTtgcgtaattttcccttaaaataACTAAGCCCATAAACTTCACCGTAGATAAATGACTAAATGTCAACGAAACTATGCAACAAGATTTAAATAATCTCATCGACTGCACAGTAGGTGAATGTAACAAATTGTAAAAGCAATTTGCAAATAAGGGCAGAGGTATATCGAAGATTTCGAAATGACAGGTGCACTATTATGAAAAGGTGGATCTGATGGGTTTGACAGTTAGGTTCTTATCATTGAGAacaataaaactttaaaattataggtccaaaattgaaatgtttaattaattaaaacaccAAAAATGTTACCAATAACCACTtaacactacaacaaatttgattACCAAGGACAAATCATTTCgtcatttataaatcatatttagtcactaaaaatcttttgtgatgaaAAATAATTCGTCAATCAGTCGTCACTAAATGTGTGTcgctaaaagtatacaaagacgatttagtgcttcgtcgctaaaagtattatatttactacaaaaagaaaaatcgtcACCAAAGCATTAATATTTGTGACAAATTTATTTGtcgtaaaaagtattattttttgtagttaatagtatGCTTTGTCACTAAAAAAGTTATTACTACAGACAAAATTATATCATCgctaattattttacttcaatcaGTGATGACATCAATTGTCTCTaaagttatatgtatttcgtagttgaataaaatgtaatttcatcactaataactattttttatgtacaaaaaaaattattttgtccttAAATGTACTAATTAGggataaattattattataaagaaGGTTAATGATTTTGTTGTTAAATCTATCGTTTTGTCACTAGAAGTATTACTTTTACTGACAACATATATTGTCACTATAAATTATTATGATTAGTGACAATTACAATTgtcacaaaataataaattaatttgtacCATTAAAAGGGGTACTAGGACAATACATTTTTTGTCACTGAATATAGTCAACTTGTGATGAACTAATTTATTTCTTGATGAAAACATTTGTCCGTAAGAGCTTAATTTGGTCGTTGTTAAAACTTACCTTTGATGaagaaatattttgtcactaattATTAGAAATTGatgacatttaattattttatattgatattatttataaaattagagttgcataaattgaaaattaattaataaaacatgctagacaataataaaattcgatcatataattaaaaacaactaaaattNNNNNNNNNNNNNNNNNNNNNNNNNNNNNNNNNNNNNNNNNNNNNNNNNNNNNNNNNNNNNNNNNNNNNNNNNNNNNNNNNNNNNNNNNNNNNNNNNNNNCAGGGCAGTGTAAGCTCGCGAAGTACACATATGGGGatgttaatatttgaaaaaataggtaCCTCATCGGTCCTAATAGTATTATATAGTTAATATATTCGATAACACTAGTAATAAATAGTTAATATATTCCATAACACTagtaatatttgtttttatcaaaatttaacaaacaTTCAAAAGTGTTTTTTCACTCCAAGTTACTCAAAAATTTAGAAGCATTTCGACTTTGTATTCATGCTTCAGATCAATTTTCAAATGACAAAAgtataaacaaatatattaaattgattTGATCAATTGACTAACATatagtttttcttttggtttcccATTTGGTGTCCAGAGCACACATTTGAGCTCCGATTAAATCTGGACGGCGCATTGCTGGGCCCATTTGGGGTTGGCACTCCCAACagaattttctccatacccagtgctcgaacccgagacctctggttaagggtgaaacacttccaccagtgcaccacaacccatgttggtgaCTAACATATAGTTGATATAACAAAGTATTAAATTATTGAGAGAATAGTTTTTCCACTTTGTTTGAAAACTCTATTGTGAATGTGTTACACAATCCGTTTCAGTCGTTATGAGTAGATCAATGGTAAAAGAATTTGGGCAATAAACTTTTGTGGATAGTAACTTAAAAATTTAATGCTAGGCTAGGCTAACCTTAGACAGAATCTGGGCTAAGTGGGGTGTTGGTCATATGAGGATGGGTGGGGTGTAATGTCTAGGCTTCGTTGATATTTTCTTGTAGCCAAGAAATTAAGGAACCTATAGtgctttacagaattgaattcaggTAAGTAGAACTCTCAGAATTGATCTTGGCATCAAAAAGGATAGATCGGGACGTCAAGGAAAGTATGTGTGTTGTGAAAAAGACACTTTTCAGAAATTTCCGAAGCAGCAATACTACTTTTGCATAGTCACTACCGTGAGAGGCTCCCGCCATAGTGAGCGTGTGCAGGTTCTATAGCGGGGTAAGTTCCGCTATAAACGATTTGGAATTAAAGGAATTAATCTAATATAATCAAATGAGAGACATATGTACAGTCCTACACAAAATTGACATCCTTTTACCAAAAATGTTTAGCAAAAAATTAAGTCTAAAAAAGTTGGCACTACGTAGCTAAATTTTTCAtctttgtatttaaaaaataataatctctcTAATACTAAAAATTTAGCTATCcaacccttcggggtggcccagtggtttgggcttgagactttcatgttggaggtctcaagttcgaaaccccttgctagcgaaagcaaggggtttgcatTCTGGGTCGAGTTTGTTGCACTGGGATTGCCTAGTATGAGTTACCTCTCCTATGAGTGAGAGTTTTACTCTGTACGAACACAAGGGATAGTGGCTTCGGGTTTCTCTTgtcatgaaaaaaaagaagaaagaaatttagCTATCcatgtttttatttatagtaaGTATATTagttaaactattttaaaagaaatttcttATTTCACGTTGGATATCCCTAAAATTAGAAATTCgattattttgtttcccttatTGCATTTACCGGATATCTCTTATTTTAGAGattcaattatttcatttcaaCCCTTTTTTGTTGAAGTAACTATTAgttaaaatactttatttttgCAGCAAAATTGATTAAAGTTTTTCAAACCTATTTTTCAAACTTAAGATACCACATTGAAGtttataattagaaaaaaattcacATCTAATAAGTTGACcatttgaaattagaaattcACATGGAAACATTAATTTTACTTGTACGCCAATGTCCCTAGTCGTCTAATTAAATTATGCAtagtctttttttatatatagaaaagtattttaatatataagtGCGTAATTATTAgtactaaataaaaattatttggaaACACTAATGTTACTTGTACGCCAAAGCCCCAAATCATCcaagttataaaatatttttttttctttttattttatcttttgaattGTTTACTTGAATACTTAATTTACTGATCATTGACCTTCATAGTTATCCTAAAATGAAAATACTAAGtatttttttgtctcaatttatataacatatttttttgtattgatcagttaaaaaaaatgacacatttctatttAAGAGTAGCAATTTAACATTAAAATACTCAGTTAACACTTATTGagatgatttatagtcacataTAAACATCTATGACAACTTATTTTAGAGcataagtttcaaaagtctttgtTTCTTTCTTACATTTGTGCCTAATTAATtacatcatataaattgaaacggaggaaatataaaattattttaaaactaactaaaaaagTGAACAGTTGACATATAATTTAGGACATAAGAAGTTTATTCTACTAGTTGAGAAAATCAAATACTACctccgttcttatttatatatcaccatttttattttacgggcattaaaaattaagtaagtttattattttacccttatttaattgtttttaagTCACCttttttcaatcaatgaatatgaattaatttattttgtttaattaatttgaccaatgaacatgagttatttacttagtttttctatgttggtcaaatgtatatattttcaaggctaatagctcataaggataaaatagaaataatattgtaatttatgcattgatattatgaaatgacaagtattatggaccaactatttatagtaaaaatgacatataaaaagaaacggaaggagtattatttaattattgcaAACATTAATTGTTCCATTTATCAAGATCTGTTCGCATATAGTGAGCATTGATCCACTATATAAATAATCCAGTCATAATATTTAACAAATAATCCagtcatattttattattgtagtataatataaattagtttATATTATCATTAAGTGGTACATATTGCAATTTTTATGCCTATAAATAAAGGATAACTTCTGTTTCTGAATTCCATCCAAGTTTAGCTATTTCTACAATATCTATAGCAAACAATTTCCCAATGAAGTTGCAGGCCCTTACCATTTTCTTGGTAAGTagcattttaatttatatacgtttttatcttatcattttataattacAACTTATTTAAGTTTGGTCCTTTTCTATGTTATCATTTGATTctgaaaataatcaaattttatcATACATAACTAGTAGTATAATTcactaatttttaaaagtttgcttattttgaagaggaaaaaaaaatgtgacttGAGGGTAACAATTTGTAGCATTTTGTGATTAACCGAGATTTTGTAAGTGTTTTTTGGGACGAGATACTTTCTTTTAGcttttaaaaaaagggaaaaaggcaTAATATGCTCCtaaactttgtcatttagagctgatataccctgTTATAAAAGTGATTCATATATATCCTTACTGTTacacaaatgactcacatataccttTACCGTTACAAAAAGGGcatcacatatacccttcatttaacggaagtgagaaaattagttttaaatttatttttttgactttaaattttaaaatattaatgtaggggtatatatgatccttctaacaaagttcaaggtatattttaatttttttaatacaaaaaatagtttttttacttctttgattatcattatttgagtttcttatccttttttatttgattctttagtgtaaagaaaaaattttaaaataatttttttttccggctatattgtaatttagtttttgtatttgtaaaaattaaataaaaaatggggcatctgtaataaattttataagaaaattagtgaaacacaaatatatttgaccatcaaaataataaatttatattagtaTAACAGTAGGGGTATATAcgagtcactttcataacgaggggtatatcagatcttttttccctttgaaaaataacttttgTTACTTGATCAAACATCTCAACTCACTAAAAAAGCTTTAATTAACTTTTAGAAGTTTGGTCGGACAATCTATATATTATATGCTCATATATTACTCCTTGACAAATTAAATTCCATTATCTAAGTCAAATATAAGTTTaataaatgagttttcataacgatttcaagttaatatatataataataactgaCTTCCTTtgcaaatacatatatgtaGCTTGCTTTTGTATTAGCAAGTACTTATGCAGCGATATCTCCGGAGATTTATTGGAAAATAAAATTGCCCAACACTCAAATCCCCAAAGTCATCAAAGATTTCCTTCCTCAATCAGGTATACAATAGAATTTATTATATGTGTTTATATTTTAAGGATAGTATAACGGGCATACCTCAAACTATGAGAATTCTCATGATTTTCAACAAtttattgtgattgtgattttaCAGACGGCGTTGTTCGTGAGCTTAAAGAAGAAAACACTAAAAAGAAAGTGTACTATGGTTTAGGTGGATATATTCCCATTAGCTGGCATCATGCTGCTAATTCGGAGTTTCAACGTTTCGTGCTGAAAAACCCCAGCACGAATCATGCTACTAACGAGAATTTGATCAAACAAGTAACTGAAGGAAGTAGTTTCAAGACTGATCTTAAAGTAAATTATGATACTTTGAAACAATACTTCTTTTTAGAGAAGGACTTGGAGAACGGGAAAGTTATGGAGTTTCCCTCTCTCCTAAATAAAAACGAAGCACCATTTTTACCTAGACATTTTGTTGAATCAATTCCCTTGTCGATGGAGAAATTCCCAGAGATCCTCAACCATTTCTCAATCGATAGTAAATCAAAGGATGCTCAAACGATTAAAAAAACAATCGAACTT
It encodes the following:
- the LOC125871073 gene encoding BURP domain protein RD22-like; the encoded protein is MKLQALTIFLLAFVLASTYAAISPEIYWKIKLPNTQIPKVIKDFLPQSDGVVRELKEENTKKKVYYGLGGYIPISWHHAANSEFQRFVLKNPSTNHATNENLIKQVTEGSSFKTDLKVNYDTLKQYFFLEKDLENGKVMEFPSLLNKNEAPFLPRHFVESIPLSMEKFPEILNHFSIDSKSKDAQTIKKTIELCEESEVKHKEKKTCVTSLESMVDFGLSVLGTNNILAITSEVQGETQASQRYTIEQVQQISDGDNMVCHKLNYAYALHYCHVGGSTRTYMVSMVGVDGTKVKAVSVCHKDTSFWNAHAIPFVVLNVKPGTTPICHFLQDDQIVFVPI